A window of Leptotrichia wadei contains these coding sequences:
- the dapA gene encoding 4-hydroxy-tetrahydrodipicolinate synthase, with protein sequence MKFEGSYVALITPFKNNGTELDEDKLRELVNYHIENGTAGIVPCGTTGEAPTLTFAEHEKVIKIVVEEVKGRIQVVAGAGSNNTARAVELTKYAKELGADAALSTCPYYNKPSQRGLYEHYKTIAKEAKFPVMLYNVPGRTGTNIEAETIAKLAELPEIVAVKEATGSLEQMIKIQDLCGDKIEILSGEDHLILPMLSIGAKGVVSVVANIMPQEMSDLISSFLNKNFDKAFELHTKLYDVSRNMFVEGNPVTVKAAMKILGKLDNDVVRLPLVAAEADTYGKLTKVFKEKGIF encoded by the coding sequence ATTGGTAAATTATCACATTGAAAATGGGACAGCTGGAATTGTGCCTTGTGGAACAACTGGAGAAGCTCCAACATTGACATTTGCAGAACATGAAAAAGTGATAAAAATAGTTGTGGAAGAAGTGAAGGGAAGAATACAAGTTGTTGCTGGAGCAGGTTCTAATAATACAGCGAGAGCAGTAGAATTGACGAAATATGCAAAAGAGCTAGGAGCAGATGCGGCATTAAGTACTTGCCCATATTATAACAAGCCTAGTCAAAGAGGGCTTTATGAACATTATAAAACAATTGCAAAAGAAGCAAAATTCCCTGTAATGCTTTATAATGTGCCAGGAAGAACTGGAACAAATATTGAAGCAGAAACTATTGCAAAATTGGCTGAATTGCCTGAAATTGTTGCTGTAAAGGAAGCAACAGGAAGCCTTGAGCAAATGATAAAAATTCAAGATTTATGTGGGGATAAGATTGAAATCTTGTCAGGAGAAGATCATTTAATTCTGCCAATGCTTTCAATTGGAGCAAAAGGAGTAGTTTCAGTAGTTGCTAATATAATGCCGCAAGAGATGAGCGACTTGATTAGTTCATTCTTAAACAAAAATTTTGACAAGGCGTTTGAACTTCATACAAAATTATACGATGTAAGTAGAAATATGTTTGTTGAAGGAAATCCTGTAACTGTAAAGGCAGCTATGAAGATACTTGGAAAATTGGATAATGATGTGGTGAGATTGCCATTGGTTGCAGCTGAAGCGGATACTTATGGAAAATTAACTAAAGTATTTAAAGAAAAAGGAATTTTCTAA